The following are from one region of the Cloacibacterium normanense genome:
- a CDS encoding IS3 family transposase (programmed frameshift), whose amino-acid sequence MSTKKKISKIPSAPQIYSEAFKRQVVSEFERGLFTKAELRRRYNILGNSCLPRWLKKYGKFTYEDKLTIGRPMKDPQQQRIKELEAQLAKKEEELKVFKRFIEIAERELKIDIGKKVWFQAVEEINVNSSLATYELCELFGYTKQAFYKRKKNVRTPKYNSELLRSLVVTIRKQLPRTGGKKLYVMLQDEFIKHHISIGRDNFLDFLKAEYLKVPKVRRYYKTTNSRHWMKRYPNLISNLVLNRPDQVWVADITYLRTKEKTYYLHLLTDACSKKIVGYQLSDNLMSSTTVKALEMALINRETKNQLIHHSDRGLQYCSKEYTDLLKKNNILISMTQENDPYENAVAERVNGILKEEFGLHEIFENYQNLNKQVTQAITLYNNFRIHMSINMITPNQAHQQTIIHLKQWKKINRNRINSATI is encoded by the exons ATGTCAACAAAAAAGAAAATTTCAAAAATTCCAAGTGCCCCACAAATTTATAGCGAAGCATTTAAACGTCAAGTTGTAAGTGAATTTGAGAGGGGTTTATTTACTAAAGCAGAACTTCGAAGACGTTACAATATTCTAGGCAATAGTTGTCTACCAAGATGGTTAAAAAAATATGGTAAATTTACCTATGAAGATAAATTAACTATTGGTCGTCCTATGAAAGATCCTCAACAACAGCGTATAAAAGAGCTAGAAGCTCAATTAGCAAAAAAAGAAGAAGAATTAAAAGTATTCAAACGATTTATTGAAATAGCTGAACGTGAACTTAAAATTGATATTG GTAAAAAAGTCTGGTTCCAAGCAGTCGAAGAAATAAATGTAAATAGTTCATTGGCCACTTATGAATTATGCGAACTGTTTGGATACACAAAACAAGCATTTTACAAGCGAAAGAAAAACGTTAGAACACCTAAATACAACTCAGAATTATTACGAAGTTTAGTAGTTACTATTCGTAAGCAATTACCACGAACAGGTGGCAAGAAACTTTATGTAATGTTACAAGATGAATTTATAAAACATCATATATCAATTGGTCGGGATAATTTTTTAGATTTTTTAAAAGCAGAATATTTAAAAGTACCTAAAGTTCGAAGATATTACAAAACAACAAACTCAAGACATTGGATGAAACGCTATCCAAATTTAATTAGCAATTTAGTACTTAACAGGCCTGATCAAGTTTGGGTTGCTGATATAACTTATTTACGAACAAAAGAGAAAACATACTATTTGCATTTACTCACTGATGCTTGTTCCAAGAAAATCGTTGGTTATCAACTGTCAGATAATTTAATGAGTTCAACTACAGTAAAAGCTTTAGAAATGGCTTTGATTAACAGGGAAACAAAAAATCAACTTATACACCATTCTGATAGAGGTTTACAATATTGCAGTAAAGAATATACCGATTTGTTAAAGAAAAACAATATTTTAATTAGTATGACGCAAGAAAACGACCCATATGAAAATGCAGTAGCAGAAAGAGTAAATGGAATTTTAAAAGAAGAATTTGGTTTACATGAAATATTTGAAAACTATCAAAATTTAAACAAACAAGTTACACAAGCCATAACTTTATACAACAATTTTAGAATACATATGTCAATTAATATGATAACTCCAAACCAAGCGCATCAACAAACAATAATACATTTAAAACAATGGAAAAAAATAAATCGTAACAGAATTAATTCTGCTACGATTTAA
- a CDS encoding N-6 DNA methylase has protein sequence MSEELNQRDLINNPEKIGKYDFRNIGSTSLLQLKKAGIIHGKDYKGFEKRKPDAIISIPEVVKSKVKTTLGIVENKSTSQFKTKKQKESALKQGLEVAEVLEAKFVVITDTIDTIWANAKNGELILDEKGREIKTPFDPKNPDLEKLIEKIVESVDENNSQLIEPRLKDPTKLAKSIWQDLWMAAGATPENCLYSFVELFIFKYLSDLNVLPNHLSYDNLMNIYKSNDNAEETLNYYAGTIRKEIKKLFKASDKDNTTIINGTIFVSKDEEAVKGYGTVFIKILKKFGDEKEGGGELKNIDRDFKSKLFETFLKESISKKNWGQYFTPLKVVRAVAKMAQSDIKPNITMCDPACGVGKFLLEPLLINNEIEDFFPVENGVLKPKIKLIGIDKGFDKEEQKTIILAKANMLIYLSDQIRKNAGITNQFADVFNETFELKTKNILGTLRDTKYENSIDLILTNPPYVTTGSSNLKEEISKVQELKDFYKINAMGVEGLFMEWIIRSLKPGGKAFIVVPDGIFNRQNDKNLRQFMLDECLIDGIISLPLNTFFTTNKKTYILAITKKKNKTEKQSEPVFGYLVSEIGESRDIYRFDIEQNDLDDAVEYFNIFKGNKKGFEKVNNQNRCKTFDIQKFIESVDVPNGWVIDKWWSDEEKINLGILDKKEKISVLDFALLIEDVANTIKGFEDELKEVADKKKNDLNTKSFILSEIFKIEKGKSKYTRNFGNSNKGEFPVYSASNFEPLTHINTFDYDGVYLTWATNGFAGYIKLIEGKFSINGDRGLLVPKIEGLNLKVIKELLQPTFRNLAKGRKGENGEDEFTKVYPSMIENIEIQLPINSEGNIDINSLKIIEEQINTVNEIKSKISVYKKQIEELNVEIINNYSNKDYKIDEILEIIGEDNITKAYIEQNKGEYPVYSGQLENEGIFGYINYYKYDETLLTWVTYGNSGRIKKVTGKFNIGRNNCGLRPKSDKIDLDYIMYIVEPIFVENVKGEKQKSLPQSIVKNLSIPIPINTKGEFDLEAQKEIAEKYRKIEQIKKSISAELDKIANIEIDYE, from the coding sequence ATGAGCGAGGAACTGAACCAAAGAGATTTAATCAATAATCCCGAAAAGATTGGGAAATATGACTTCCGAAATATTGGAAGCACTTCGCTTTTGCAATTAAAAAAAGCAGGAATTATTCACGGAAAAGATTATAAAGGTTTTGAAAAAAGAAAACCAGATGCCATTATTTCGATTCCAGAAGTTGTAAAATCTAAAGTAAAAACTACATTAGGAATTGTAGAAAATAAATCTACCTCACAATTCAAAACTAAAAAGCAAAAAGAATCTGCATTAAAGCAAGGTTTAGAAGTAGCAGAAGTTTTAGAGGCTAAATTTGTAGTAATTACAGACACTATTGATACCATTTGGGCAAATGCTAAAAATGGAGAATTAATTTTAGATGAAAAAGGCAGAGAAATTAAAACACCCTTTGACCCTAAAAATCCAGATTTAGAGAAATTAATTGAAAAAATTGTTGAAAGTGTTGATGAAAATAATTCCCAATTAATTGAACCTCGTTTAAAAGACCCTACAAAGTTAGCAAAAAGCATTTGGCAAGATTTGTGGATGGCAGCTGGTGCAACTCCTGAAAATTGTCTATATTCTTTTGTTGAATTATTCATTTTCAAATATTTAAGTGATTTAAACGTACTGCCTAATCATTTAAGTTATGATAATTTAATGAATATTTATAAATCTAATGATAATGCCGAAGAAACATTAAATTATTATGCAGGAACAATTAGAAAAGAAATTAAAAAACTTTTCAAAGCTTCCGATAAAGATAACACCACCATAATAAATGGAACTATTTTCGTAAGTAAAGACGAGGAAGCTGTAAAAGGATACGGCACAGTTTTTATTAAAATTCTCAAAAAATTTGGTGATGAAAAAGAAGGTGGTGGCGAATTAAAAAATATTGACAGAGATTTTAAAAGCAAATTATTTGAAACTTTTCTTAAAGAAAGTATCAGTAAGAAAAACTGGGGACAATATTTCACTCCTCTTAAAGTGGTAAGAGCAGTTGCAAAAATGGCACAAAGTGATATTAAACCAAATATTACAATGTGTGATCCAGCTTGTGGTGTTGGTAAGTTTTTACTAGAACCGCTTTTAATAAACAATGAAATTGAAGATTTTTTCCCTGTTGAAAATGGAGTTTTAAAGCCGAAAATTAAACTGATAGGAATTGATAAAGGGTTTGATAAGGAAGAACAAAAAACCATTATTCTTGCCAAAGCCAATATGCTAATTTATTTGTCTGACCAAATCAGAAAAAATGCAGGAATTACCAATCAATTTGCCGATGTCTTTAATGAAACTTTTGAATTAAAAACTAAAAATATTTTAGGAACACTTCGTGATACAAAATATGAAAATAGTATAGATTTAATCCTAACCAATCCACCCTATGTAACAACAGGAAGCAGTAACTTAAAAGAAGAAATTAGCAAAGTTCAAGAACTAAAAGATTTCTACAAGATTAATGCGATGGGAGTGGAAGGTTTATTTATGGAATGGATTATTCGTTCTTTAAAACCTGGTGGAAAAGCTTTTATTGTGGTGCCTGATGGAATTTTTAACAGGCAAAATGATAAAAATCTTCGTCAGTTTATGTTAGACGAATGTTTGATAGATGGTATTATTTCTTTACCGTTAAATACATTTTTTACAACTAATAAGAAGACATATATACTTGCAATAACTAAAAAGAAAAATAAAACTGAAAAACAGTCTGAACCTGTTTTTGGGTATTTGGTGAGTGAAATAGGAGAAAGTAGAGATATTTACCGTTTTGATATTGAACAAAATGATTTAGATGATGCTGTTGAATATTTCAATATTTTTAAGGGAAATAAAAAAGGGTTTGAAAAAGTAAACAATCAAAATAGATGTAAAACTTTTGATATTCAAAAGTTTATTGAAAGCGTAGATGTTCCAAATGGTTGGGTTATTGATAAATGGTGGTCTGATGAAGAGAAAATAAATCTTGGTATTTTAGATAAAAAAGAAAAAATATCTGTATTAGATTTTGCATTACTAATTGAAGATGTAGCTAACACAATTAAAGGATTTGAAGATGAGCTAAAAGAAGTTGCTGATAAAAAAAAAAATGATTTAAATACAAAATCTTTTATATTATCAGAAATCTTTAAAATTGAAAAGGGCAAGTCTAAATATACTAGAAATTTTGGAAATTCAAATAAAGGAGAATTTCCAGTATATTCTGCTTCTAATTTTGAGCCGTTGACTCATATAAATACTTTTGATTATGACGGTGTATATTTAACTTGGGCAACCAATGGTTTTGCAGGTTATATAAAACTAATCGAGGGAAAGTTTTCTATAAATGGCGATAGAGGTTTACTTGTTCCAAAAATTGAGGGATTAAATCTTAAAGTTATAAAAGAATTGCTTCAACCTACATTTAGAAATCTTGCAAAAGGTAGAAAAGGAGAAAATGGAGAAGATGAATTCACAAAAGTATATCCTTCAATGATAGAGAATATTGAAATTCAATTACCAATAAATTCAGAAGGGAATATTGATATTAATTCATTAAAAATAATTGAGGAACAAATTAATACTGTTAATGAAATAAAATCTAAAATATCAGTTTATAAAAAACAAATTGAAGAATTGAATGTTGAGATAATAAATAATTATAGTAACAAGGATTACAAAATTGATGAAATATTAGAAATAATAGGTGAAGACAATATCACGAAGGCATATATAGAACAAAATAAGGGAGAATACCCTGTTTATTCTGGACAATTAGAAAACGAAGGCATCTTTGGATATATAAATTATTACAAATATGACGAAACTCTACTAACTTGGGTTACTTATGGTAATTCAGGAAGAATAA
- a CDS encoding GNAT family N-acetyltransferase → MKIDILKTESHHKDFQKLVYELDLYLAEIDGEDHSFYAQYNKLDAIKNCIIIYLDKEPIACGAYKKYDDQTIEVKRMFTKEKYRGKGYAKMVLLLLEKWAKEEGYNFSVLETGVQQVSAVHLYEKSGYSRIPNYEPYENVENSICFLKQLVY, encoded by the coding sequence ATGAAAATAGATATCCTAAAAACCGAATCCCATCACAAAGATTTCCAAAAATTAGTCTACGAATTAGATCTTTATCTTGCAGAAATAGATGGAGAAGACCATTCTTTTTATGCTCAATATAATAAGCTAGATGCTATAAAAAACTGTATTATTATTTATTTAGACAAAGAACCCATTGCTTGTGGTGCTTATAAAAAATATGATGACCAAACCATCGAAGTTAAGAGAATGTTTACCAAAGAAAAATATAGAGGAAAAGGCTATGCTAAAATGGTGCTTTTGCTTTTAGAAAAATGGGCAAAAGAAGAAGGTTACAATTTTTCTGTTTTAGAAACTGGAGTTCAGCAAGTTTCGGCGGTTCATCTTTATGAAAAGTCCGGCTATTCACGTATTCCTAATTATGAACCTTATGAAAATGTAGAAAATAGCATTTGTTTTCTAAAACAGTTAGTGTATTGA
- a CDS encoding DUF6909 family protein, giving the protein MANSRARETTEAIERIYVSMRHLFYRGFFKPSGVSGDSIRSLLKIINPEIYGTMNVPNKVELDGLLYVLDRLPEGIEECAFIHLTSDEGFDKGSFEPIVPKKRRRNCYRIDEHQMNIEVLLGRSEIYDILTHLTFLYIEADKIRNIAFLIDEDGEPKRSWKIIEQVAKGEKKFSRKEKEVALIHLSSLLGRTFEETLNAYNNFGEDHNPDRLFKIIYHLGKVSFDDLKQVREREIHFSAILKERVGHHYFGEKWANHVKQVLGDNNLLNRPLHIISANMHSVKNMLFANDALKKKNTKDVDYSLYEEISNKKELRDKVLEYAISKEMIYIDDNSGSNIDVQLIDLSKVDLKNSPFANSGYKGDDVLMVFDYAFGEQAFEVMDELLRPFEYEGNVYTMNVKSVSIMGKAGILTGEKGDIMIPTSHIFEGTADNYPFENALKLEDFVDDELRAFEGSMITVLGTSLQNKDILTYFMTTSWKSIGLEMEGAHYQKAIQVASKIRKHISEDLFVMYAYYASDNPLETGSTLSSGGLGLTGVKPTYLITLRILEKILQSSTKNKTKK; this is encoded by the coding sequence ATGGCAAATTCTAGAGCAAGAGAAACAACAGAAGCAATCGAAAGAATTTATGTCTCTATGAGACATTTGTTTTACAGAGGATTTTTTAAACCTTCAGGAGTTTCGGGTGATAGCATTAGAAGCCTTCTAAAAATCATCAATCCAGAAATCTACGGAACCATGAATGTTCCTAATAAAGTAGAACTAGATGGTTTATTATATGTATTAGACAGATTACCAGAAGGTATAGAAGAATGCGCATTTATTCACCTTACTTCAGACGAAGGTTTTGACAAAGGAAGTTTTGAACCTATAGTTCCTAAAAAACGTAGAAGAAATTGCTATAGAATAGATGAACACCAAATGAACATAGAAGTTCTACTTGGTCGTTCAGAAATTTATGATATTCTAACTCACCTTACCTTTTTATATATAGAAGCAGACAAAATAAGAAACATTGCTTTCTTAATTGATGAAGACGGAGAACCAAAACGTTCTTGGAAAATTATAGAACAAGTTGCAAAAGGTGAGAAAAAATTCAGCAGAAAAGAAAAAGAAGTAGCTCTTATTCATCTTTCTTCGCTTTTGGGAAGAACTTTCGAAGAAACGCTTAATGCTTATAATAATTTCGGCGAAGACCATAATCCTGATAGACTTTTCAAAATTATTTATCACTTAGGAAAAGTAAGTTTTGACGACTTGAAACAAGTGAGAGAAAGAGAAATTCATTTCAGTGCTATTCTAAAAGAAAGAGTTGGTCACCACTATTTCGGTGAAAAATGGGCAAATCACGTAAAACAAGTTCTAGGAGATAACAATTTATTAAACAGACCTTTACATATTATTTCTGCGAATATGCACTCGGTAAAAAACATGCTTTTTGCCAATGACGCATTGAAGAAAAAGAATACTAAAGATGTAGATTATTCACTTTACGAAGAAATTTCTAACAAAAAGGAACTTAGAGATAAAGTTCTGGAATATGCAATTTCTAAAGAAATGATTTACATAGACGATAATTCTGGTAGTAATATAGATGTACAGTTAATTGATTTATCAAAAGTAGACCTCAAAAACTCTCCATTTGCCAATTCTGGATACAAAGGAGATGATGTTTTAATGGTTTTTGATTACGCTTTTGGTGAACAGGCTTTTGAAGTGATGGATGAGTTATTAAGACCATTCGAATACGAAGGAAATGTGTACACCATGAATGTAAAATCTGTTTCCATTATGGGGAAAGCAGGTATTTTAACGGGCGAAAAAGGTGATATTATGATTCCTACGTCACATATTTTTGAAGGAACTGCAGATAACTACCCTTTTGAAAACGCTCTTAAATTAGAAGATTTTGTGGATGATGAACTTAGAGCCTTTGAAGGCAGTATGATTACCGTTCTTGGAACTTCTTTACAAAATAAAGATATTCTTACTTATTTCATGACTACTTCTTGGAAATCAATCGGGTTAGAAATGGAAGGCGCGCATTATCAAAAGGCAATACAAGTGGCTTCTAAAATCAGAAAACACATTTCAGAAGATTTATTTGTAATGTATGCGTACTATGCTTCTGATAATCCACTAGAAACAGGTTCCACCCTTTCTTCTGGCGGTTTGGGATTAACGGGCGTAAAACCAACGTACCTCATCACGCTAAGAATTTTAGAAAAGATTTTACAGTCTTCTACTAAAAACAAAACAAAGAAATAA
- a CDS encoding C40 family peptidase, which translates to MKKRVLLSLVAIISIFSLQSCVTNYVVSTPTKYKSSTNLEKINTRNMNSASKSSYDSYNASFEMAKKSEMAALITGAISHAKTIDDILSEANTYLGTPYRFGGSTRSGIDCSAFVLNVYEETTGLELPRVAAEQAELGERVERQQLQKGDLVFFAHNRRISHVGIVQEVTPEGEIKFIHAATSRGVMVSSLNDSYWGPKYRFAKRILKEDQNIATAEATN; encoded by the coding sequence ATGAAGAAAAGAGTTTTGCTAAGTTTGGTTGCAATTATTTCCATCTTCTCGTTGCAATCTTGTGTTACAAACTATGTTGTTTCTACACCTACTAAGTACAAATCTAGTACCAACTTAGAGAAAATTAATACTAGAAATATGAACTCTGCAAGTAAAAGTTCTTATGATAGTTATAATGCCTCTTTTGAAATGGCAAAAAAATCAGAAATGGCTGCTTTGATTACAGGAGCGATTTCTCACGCTAAAACGATTGATGATATTCTAAGTGAAGCGAATACATATCTTGGAACTCCTTACAGATTTGGTGGTTCTACCAGAAGTGGAATAGATTGTTCAGCATTCGTTTTAAATGTTTACGAAGAAACTACAGGTTTAGAATTGCCAAGAGTAGCGGCAGAACAAGCTGAGCTAGGAGAAAGAGTAGAGAGACAGCAATTGCAAAAAGGAGATTTAGTTTTCTTTGCGCACAACAGGAGAATCTCTCACGTAGGAATAGTACAAGAAGTTACACCAGAAGGAGAAATTAAATTTATTCATGCAGCTACTTCTAGAGGCGTTATGGTTTCTTCACTTAATGATTCTTATTGGGGACCAAAATATAGATTTGCCAAAAGAATTCTAAAAGAAGATCAAAATATTGCTACTGCAGAAGCAACGAATTAA
- a CDS encoding glutamine synthetase III family protein codes for MSTLRFKALETLPFKNFRKDNHVDVPAKLSELYCENVFSEETMREYLTKEAFQSILDAIRKGTKIQRHIADQVAVAMKDWALSKGVTHYTHWFQPLTGATAEKHDSFFTPIEGGRAIERFNGGMLIQQEPDASSFPNGGIRNTFEARGYTAWDPTSPAFIMGTTLCIPSIFISYTGETLDYKAPLLRALHAVDEAATEVMQYFDKNVTKVVPTLGWEQEYFLVDSALYQSRPDLVLTGKTLLGHSPAKGQQLDDHYFGSIPTRVMNFMKELEIECMKLGIPVTTRHNEVAPNQFELAPMFEEANVAVDHNSLLMDVMARVAHKHHFHILLHEKPFAGVNGSGKHNNWSLSTDTGENLLSPGKNPKKNLQFLTFFVNTIKAVHEYADLLRASIASASNDHRLGANEAPPAIISVFIGSQLYSVLSELEKVTNGKLSPEEKTELKLNVVGKIPEILLDNTDRNRTSPFAFTGNKFEIRAVGSSANCAESMTVMNTIAAKQLKEFKKEVDALIEKGLKKDEAIFNVLREYIKQSKNIMFEGDGYSDDWAKEAQKRGLSNLKTTPEALEREMDKKFVKLYEEMGVFSHVEVEARNEIKLEKYSTVIDIEARVLADIARNHIIPAALNYQNRLIDNVKGLKEIFGDKEFKALAKEQMSLITQISENVSIIKLGVEELLKAKDKAKSTTNSQKQAEAYCNEVKPLFDKIREASDALEMMVDDELWPLTKYRELLFTR; via the coding sequence ATGTCAACATTAAGATTTAAAGCGTTAGAAACGCTTCCTTTTAAAAACTTTAGAAAAGATAATCATGTAGATGTTCCTGCAAAATTATCAGAATTGTATTGCGAAAATGTTTTCTCTGAAGAAACCATGAGAGAATATTTAACCAAAGAAGCATTTCAGTCTATCTTAGATGCTATAAGAAAAGGAACAAAAATCCAAAGACATATCGCAGATCAGGTTGCTGTAGCAATGAAAGATTGGGCTTTGTCTAAAGGAGTGACTCACTACACTCACTGGTTTCAGCCATTAACTGGAGCTACTGCAGAAAAGCACGATTCATTTTTTACTCCAATTGAAGGGGGAAGAGCTATCGAAAGATTTAACGGTGGAATGCTTATTCAGCAAGAACCAGACGCTTCTTCTTTCCCAAATGGTGGAATTAGAAATACTTTCGAAGCGAGAGGTTATACCGCTTGGGATCCTACTTCTCCAGCTTTTATTATGGGAACTACACTTTGTATTCCTTCTATTTTCATTTCTTATACTGGTGAAACATTAGATTACAAAGCACCATTATTAAGAGCTTTACATGCTGTAGACGAAGCCGCAACAGAAGTAATGCAATATTTTGACAAAAATGTAACGAAGGTGGTTCCTACTCTAGGTTGGGAACAAGAATACTTTTTAGTTGATTCTGCATTATATCAATCAAGACCAGACTTAGTATTAACTGGTAAAACATTGTTAGGACATTCTCCAGCAAAAGGTCAACAGTTAGATGATCATTATTTCGGTTCTATTCCTACTAGAGTGATGAATTTTATGAAGGAGCTAGAAATAGAATGTATGAAATTAGGAATTCCTGTTACAACTAGACATAATGAAGTTGCTCCAAATCAATTTGAGTTGGCTCCAATGTTTGAAGAAGCAAACGTAGCTGTAGACCACAATTCATTATTAATGGATGTAATGGCAAGAGTAGCTCACAAACATCATTTCCATATTTTATTACACGAAAAACCATTTGCTGGAGTAAACGGAAGTGGAAAACACAATAACTGGTCACTTTCTACAGATACTGGCGAAAATTTACTAAGCCCAGGGAAAAATCCTAAGAAAAACTTACAGTTTTTGACTTTCTTCGTGAATACGATTAAAGCAGTTCATGAATATGCAGATTTATTAAGAGCAAGCATTGCTTCTGCAAGTAATGACCACAGATTAGGAGCTAACGAAGCGCCACCAGCAATTATTTCTGTTTTCATCGGTTCTCAATTATATAGTGTACTTTCTGAATTAGAAAAAGTAACTAATGGAAAACTTTCTCCAGAAGAAAAGACAGAATTAAAACTAAATGTAGTAGGTAAAATTCCAGAAATTTTATTAGACAATACAGATAGAAACAGAACTTCGCCTTTTGCATTTACAGGAAATAAATTTGAGATTAGAGCGGTAGGTTCTTCTGCAAATTGTGCAGAATCTATGACGGTAATGAACACCATCGCTGCAAAACAATTAAAAGAATTCAAAAAAGAAGTAGATGCTTTAATTGAAAAAGGTCTTAAAAAAGATGAAGCTATTTTCAATGTGTTAAGAGAATACATCAAACAATCGAAAAACATCATGTTCGAAGGAGATGGATATTCTGATGACTGGGCAAAAGAAGCGCAGAAAAGAGGTTTATCTAACCTTAAAACTACTCCAGAAGCTTTGGAAAGAGAAATGGACAAAAAGTTCGTGAAACTTTACGAAGAAATGGGCGTTTTCTCTCATGTAGAAGTAGAAGCTAGAAACGAAATTAAGTTAGAAAAATATTCTACAGTAATTGATATTGAAGCTAGAGTTTTGGCAGATATTGCTAGAAATCACATCATTCCAGCTGCATTAAACTATCAGAACAGATTGATAGACAATGTGAAAGGATTAAAAGAAATTTTCGGAGATAAAGAATTCAAGGCTTTAGCAAAAGAACAAATGAGTTTAATTACTCAGATTTCTGAAAACGTTTCTATTATTAAGTTAGGAGTAGAAGAGTTGTTAAAAGCAAAAGATAAAGCAAAATCTACTACCAACTCGCAGAAACAGGCAGAAGCCTATTGTAACGAAGTGAAGCCATTGTTTGATAAAATTAGGGAAGCATCAGACGCATTAGAAATGATGGTAGATGATGAGCTTTGGCCACTCACAAAATACAGAGAATTATTATTCACTAGATAA